One Clostridia bacterium DNA window includes the following coding sequences:
- a CDS encoding radical SAM protein has translation METFICNECPNKCNVNRTTSVGICGVGVLPRVSRVGLHPWEEPVISGEKGSGTIFFAGCNLRCVFCQNYQISHRHVGKTYTYRELADAMRSLVDQGAHNINFVTPSHYAYAVERALAIYRPPVPVVYNSSAYDDLETLKRLEGLVDVYLPDYKYDDPNVAAKYSGAEDYPSVAWAAIAEMHRQQPRLVIEDGLMKKGLVVRHLVLPTMSTESKRIVEKLYNEYGDSIYLSVMSQYVPMGDAAAYPEINRTLVPLEYTRVVAALNRLGATNVFVQDAAAASDVYVPPFDGE, from the coding sequence ATGGAAACCTTTATCTGCAACGAATGCCCCAACAAATGCAACGTCAACCGCACAACCAGTGTAGGTATATGCGGCGTGGGCGTTTTGCCGCGCGTGAGCCGTGTGGGACTGCATCCGTGGGAAGAACCCGTCATTTCGGGCGAGAAAGGCAGCGGCACCATCTTCTTCGCGGGGTGCAATCTGCGTTGCGTATTTTGTCAAAACTACCAAATCAGCCATAGGCACGTAGGCAAGACCTACACCTATCGTGAGTTGGCGGACGCCATGCGTTCTTTGGTAGACCAAGGCGCGCACAATATCAATTTCGTCACCCCGTCGCACTACGCCTACGCCGTGGAGCGGGCGCTCGCTATCTATCGTCCGCCCGTCCCCGTGGTGTACAACTCCTCGGCCTACGACGACTTGGAAACGCTAAAACGCTTGGAAGGGTTGGTGGACGTGTATCTGCCCGACTACAAGTACGACGACCCCAATGTGGCGGCCAAATACTCGGGCGCAGAGGATTATCCCTCGGTCGCGTGGGCGGCCATTGCCGAAATGCACCGTCAGCAACCGAGGCTCGTAATAGAAGACGGCTTGATGAAGAAGGGCCTCGTCGTGCGCCACCTCGTATTGCCTACGATGAGCACGGAGTCTAAGCGCATCGTCGAAAAACTTTACAACGAATACGGCGATAGTATATACTTATCCGTGATGAGTCAGTACGTGCCCATGGGCGACGCGGCGGCCTATCCCGAAATCAACCGCACGCTCGTTCCGCTGGAATACACCCGCGTGGTGGCCGCGCTCAACCGCTTGGGCGCCACCAACGTCTTCGTACAGGACGCCGCGGCGGCTTCAGACGTGTACGTACCGCCCTTTGACGGCGAGTAG
- a CDS encoding RNA methyltransferase produces the protein MVKRYRKEDPNSYALGATLTIELLKCRPNIVNAVYYHSQCKDVTPYETLCKAHGIPFIQSDKAFNILSQKENCFVLADFQKQSFELVQSANHLLLVNPSNAGNLGTILRSAAAFGVEDVAVIAPAVDLYDPKTVRSSMGAVFHLRVKYYDSLSDYRREAGERHFYPFMLKATETLKKVTPLYPCTLVFGNEATGLPDEYLSLGTPVIIRHTANVDSLNLPIAASIALFQFFSETDD, from the coding sequence ATGGTCAAACGATACAGAAAAGAAGATCCGAATAGTTACGCCTTGGGCGCTACCCTTACCATCGAATTGCTGAAATGCCGCCCGAATATCGTCAACGCGGTCTATTATCACTCTCAATGCAAAGACGTGACGCCCTACGAAACCCTGTGCAAGGCGCACGGTATTCCGTTCATCCAAAGCGACAAAGCGTTCAATATCTTGTCGCAAAAAGAGAATTGTTTCGTCCTGGCGGACTTTCAAAAGCAATCCTTTGAGTTGGTGCAAAGCGCCAACCATTTGCTGTTGGTCAACCCCTCCAACGCGGGCAATCTGGGCACCATTCTGCGGTCGGCGGCCGCGTTCGGCGTGGAAGACGTAGCCGTCATCGCCCCCGCCGTAGACCTGTACGACCCCAAGACCGTCCGCAGTTCGATGGGCGCGGTGTTTCACCTACGCGTCAAGTATTATGACAGTCTGTCCGACTACCGGCGCGAAGCGGGCGAGCGGCACTTCTACCCCTTTATGCTCAAAGCCACCGAGACCTTGAAAAAGGTGACGCCCCTCTACCCTTGCACCCTCGTCTTCGGCAACGAAGCCACGGGACTGCCGGACGAATACCTGTCCCTCGGCACGCCCGTCATCATACGCCATACCGCCAACGTGGACAGCCTCAACCTGCCCATCGCCGCGAGTATCGCCCTATTCCAATTTTTCTCGGAAACGGACGATTGA